The following DNA comes from Rhodopseudomonas boonkerdii.
ACCGCAGGGGCGTTGCATGACCGATTTTACCCTTAACCAGAATATTTCAGGAGCCAGGCCGATCGAGCCGGCGTCGCGGCCCAATCTCGACAAGGGTTTCAACCCGCTCACCATGATCTTGTTCTTCGCGGTGCTGGCCGGGGGCGTGCTGTTCGTCGCCTACAGCATTTACGCGGACGTCGCTGCGACCGGCACGCGTGTCACCAGCTACCTGCCCTATTTCCTGCTGTTCGTTGCGCTGATGATCGCGCTCGGCTTCGAATTCGTGAACGGATTCCACGACACTGCGAACGCGGTGGCGACCGTGATCTACACCCATTCGCTGAAGCCCGAGATCGCGGTGATGTGGTCGGGGCTGTTCAATTTCCTCGGCGTGCTGTTTTCGTCGGGCGCGGTGGCCTTCGGCATCGTCTCGCTGCTGCCGGTGGAGCTAATCCTGCAGGTTGGCTCATCTGCCGGTTTCGCCATGGTGTTTGCGCTCTTGATCGCGGCGATCATCTGGAATCTGGGCACCTGGTGGCTCGGCCTGCCCGCCTCGTCCTCGCATACGTTGATCGGTTCGATCATCGGCGTCGGCATTGCCAATGCGCTGATGCGCGGTCGCGACGGCACCTCGGGCGTCGACTGGACCAAGGCGACCGAAATCGGTTACGCGCTGCTGCTGTCGCCGCTGTTCGGCTTTGTCTGCGCGGCGATCCTGCTGCTGGTGCTCAAATTTCTCGTGCGCAACAAGGCTCTGTACGAAGCGCCGGATGGAGCCAAGGCGCCGCCGCTGTGGATTCGCGGCATCCTGATCGCCACCTGCACCGGCGTTTCCTTCGCACATGGTTCGAATGACGGCCAGAAAGGCATGGGCCTGATCATGCTGGTGCTGATCGGCACCGTGCCGACCGCCTATGCGCTGAACCGCGCTCTGCCGGAATCGCGCATCGAGCAGTTCCAGAAAACCTCGGTAGCAGCATCGAACGTCATTGCAGCGAAGGGCGCCGGCCACAGCATCATCGGCGATCCGCGTCCGGTCGTGACCCAGTATGTCGCGGCCCGCAAGATCAGCGAAGGCACCTATCCGGCGCTGTCCGTGCTGGTGAAGGATGTGGGCAATCAGGTCCGCACCTATGGCTCTCTCGACAAGGTGCCGGCCGAGAAGGTCGGCAATACCCGCAACGATATGTATCTCGCATCGGAAGCGATCCGCTTCCTGATGAAGGACAAGGAAAACGACCTCAGCAAGGACGAGATCGCAACTCTCAATGCGTACAAGGGTTCGCTGGATGCGGCGACCAAGTTCATTCCGGACTGGGTGAAGATCGCCGTCGCTATCGCGCTCGGCCTCGGCACCATGGTGGGCTGGAAACGTATCGTCGTCACCGTCGGCGAGAAAATTGGCAAGACCCATCTGACCTATGCGCAAGGTGCCTCGGCGGAACTCGTTGCCGCCGGCACCATCGGTGCTGCGGATATTTTCGGTCTGCCGGTTTCGACCACCCATGTGTTGTCGTCGGGTGTTGCCGGCACCATGGCTGCGAATGGCTCGGGCTTGCAGATGGCGACCATCCGTAATCTGCTGATGGCCTGGGTGTTGACGCTGCCCTGTGCGATCGCGCTGTCGGCGGCATTGTACTTCGTCTTTGCCAGCATCTTCTGAACGAGGTTGAGCACCTAAGGCGCCACGCTTGTGCTGTCTTTTGTTCTTCCCGAAACCGCGTGGAAAGAAACGAAATGCGGGAATGTCGAGCCCATTGAAGCGCCGTTCCCGATTTCGTTTCGTTCCGTGGTGAGGTCATCGCCGACATGACGACGACGGCTGTGGACGAGTTCGGCAGCATCGATATTCCAGTCAACAATGTGAGCATCGGATCGTCGCGCCGGTGGCGGACATTCAGTTACGCGAGGGGCGAACGCAGGCAAGCGTCATGCAAGAGCAACGATTGAGAAATGTCGCTCCGGCGCCTTGGCCCGGTGATGATCGATGCGCGATGCCGGTTGAAGATGCGACAGGTAATGTCATTGGCGGTTCTGTATTGCCGTCCGAAGATGTCATACCCGGCTTGGTATGGGCGTTCCGAATCCATGCGGACG
Coding sequences within:
- a CDS encoding inorganic phosphate transporter, producing the protein MTDFTLNQNISGARPIEPASRPNLDKGFNPLTMILFFAVLAGGVLFVAYSIYADVAATGTRVTSYLPYFLLFVALMIALGFEFVNGFHDTANAVATVIYTHSLKPEIAVMWSGLFNFLGVLFSSGAVAFGIVSLLPVELILQVGSSAGFAMVFALLIAAIIWNLGTWWLGLPASSSHTLIGSIIGVGIANALMRGRDGTSGVDWTKATEIGYALLLSPLFGFVCAAILLLVLKFLVRNKALYEAPDGAKAPPLWIRGILIATCTGVSFAHGSNDGQKGMGLIMLVLIGTVPTAYALNRALPESRIEQFQKTSVAASNVIAAKGAGHSIIGDPRPVVTQYVAARKISEGTYPALSVLVKDVGNQVRTYGSLDKVPAEKVGNTRNDMYLASEAIRFLMKDKENDLSKDEIATLNAYKGSLDAATKFIPDWVKIAVAIALGLGTMVGWKRIVVTVGEKIGKTHLTYAQGASAELVAAGTIGAADIFGLPVSTTHVLSSGVAGTMAANGSGLQMATIRNLLMAWVLTLPCAIALSAALYFVFASIF